A stretch of Deltaproteobacteria bacterium DNA encodes these proteins:
- a CDS encoding Crp/Fnr family transcriptional regulator, translating to MGTLEHLCREHPEGDLLFEEGDVGKKMFVIQSGQVQIFRTVGKDRIVLAHLGPGEFFGEMAILEGLPRSASALVVEPTKLIEVDSRMFEEMISENAEIAIRIMRKLAGRVRELDLRLQNLLSEGGVGRAIEVLRQMAAKGSPESGGRVRLAASAVHIAITAQCNLSPAEVEPVLEQLRRSGCIRTEGIEIVVADEVHLERFAVYLDLKRKFEPAQSELSDTARRRMDRLIRALELEEDDLHFNRTVLAEQYQRYLDLKGDFEALPAAGPGTPSDAP from the coding sequence ATGGGGACGCTGGAGCACCTTTGCCGGGAGCACCCGGAGGGCGACCTCCTCTTCGAGGAGGGCGACGTCGGGAAGAAGATGTTCGTCATCCAGTCCGGGCAGGTGCAGATCTTCCGCACGGTGGGCAAGGACCGCATCGTCCTGGCGCACCTCGGGCCCGGAGAGTTCTTCGGGGAGATGGCCATCCTGGAGGGCCTCCCGCGCTCGGCCTCGGCCCTGGTGGTCGAGCCGACGAAGCTCATCGAGGTCGACTCGAGGATGTTCGAGGAGATGATCTCGGAGAACGCCGAGATCGCCATCCGCATCATGCGCAAGCTCGCCGGCCGGGTGCGCGAGCTCGATCTGCGGCTGCAGAACCTCCTCTCGGAGGGCGGCGTGGGCCGGGCCATCGAGGTCCTGCGGCAGATGGCGGCGAAGGGCTCGCCCGAGTCGGGCGGGCGGGTGCGCCTGGCGGCCTCGGCCGTGCACATCGCGATCACCGCCCAGTGCAACCTCTCGCCCGCCGAGGTCGAGCCGGTCCTCGAGCAGCTGCGCCGCAGCGGCTGCATCCGCACCGAGGGGATCGAGATCGTGGTGGCCGACGAGGTCCACCTCGAGCGCTTCGCGGTCTACCTGGACCTCAAGCGGAAGTTCGAGCCGGCGCAGTCGGAGCTCTCGGACACCGCCCGCCGCCGGATGGACCGCCTCATCCGGGCCCTCGAGCTCGAGGAGGACGACCTGCACTTCAACCGCACCGTCCTCGCCGAGCAGTACCAGCGCTACCTCGATCTCAAGGGCGACTTCGAGGCGCTGCCCGCCGCCGGCCCGGGGACCCCGAGCGACGCGCCGTAG
- a CDS encoding adenylate/guanylate cyclase domain-containing protein, translating to MRTGELQAISWRLLQEERAKGEARLARVRMIVLWLVTLVQIGFLLPAPPSDLAVQLRAVLVFGAAALVATLWWWVYRRFGLFPGAIALSTSFDVAVAGAITLNWSIYPGGEVLPTQLKFGVGYGIFLAVLTLTAVRFDYRSVLLATAESLLFFAGLALLVASVGEVEFVAAVEDSFQPHTVNAIDLAGRFTVLVFAGGILAYGAYRVDRMLQQGVRIAHQKQMLGQFVSQRVAEALETGDAGLDLSGQRRHIAILFCDIRGFTTLSETMEPEALLALLNAYYEQAAEVVFEHQGTLDKYLGDGFMALFGAPTPLASPSRAALDCARDLLRRLETFRGPGGRRISIGVGIHSGEVVVGNLGTEAYKSYTAIGRGVNLAARIEAATREAGEDLLFSEAVRAALADDGGAPVEVIEAGTFALKGIAEPQALFTVREGPPGAPA from the coding sequence GTGAGGACCGGCGAGCTCCAGGCGATCTCCTGGCGCCTGCTCCAGGAGGAGCGGGCGAAGGGGGAGGCGCGCCTGGCGCGGGTCCGGATGATCGTCCTCTGGCTGGTGACCCTGGTTCAGATCGGCTTCCTCCTCCCGGCGCCCCCCAGCGACCTCGCGGTCCAGCTCCGGGCGGTCCTCGTCTTCGGCGCCGCCGCCCTCGTGGCCACGCTCTGGTGGTGGGTGTACCGGCGCTTCGGGCTCTTCCCCGGCGCCATCGCCCTCTCCACCTCCTTCGACGTCGCGGTGGCCGGGGCGATCACCCTCAACTGGAGCATCTACCCCGGCGGGGAGGTGCTCCCCACCCAGCTGAAGTTCGGGGTGGGCTACGGGATCTTCCTGGCGGTCCTCACCCTGACCGCGGTGCGCTTCGACTACCGCTCGGTGCTCCTGGCCACCGCCGAGAGCCTGCTCTTCTTCGCCGGGCTGGCCCTGCTGGTGGCGAGCGTGGGCGAGGTCGAGTTCGTCGCCGCCGTCGAGGACAGCTTCCAGCCCCACACCGTCAACGCGATCGACCTGGCGGGGCGCTTCACGGTCCTGGTCTTCGCCGGGGGCATCCTGGCCTATGGCGCCTACCGGGTCGATCGGATGCTCCAGCAGGGGGTGAGGATCGCCCACCAGAAGCAGATGCTGGGCCAGTTCGTCAGCCAGCGGGTGGCCGAGGCCCTGGAGACCGGCGACGCCGGGCTCGATCTCTCGGGGCAGCGGCGGCACATCGCCATCCTCTTCTGCGACATCCGGGGCTTCACGACCCTCTCCGAGACGATGGAGCCCGAGGCCCTGCTGGCCTTGCTCAACGCCTACTACGAGCAGGCGGCGGAGGTCGTCTTCGAGCACCAGGGCACCCTCGACAAGTACCTGGGCGACGGCTTCATGGCCCTCTTCGGGGCGCCGACGCCCCTGGCCAGCCCCTCCCGGGCGGCCCTCGACTGCGCCCGGGACCTGCTCCGGCGCCTGGAGACCTTCCGCGGACCGGGGGGCCGGCGGATCTCGATCGGGGTCGGGATCCACAGCGGCGAGGTGGTGGTCGGCAACCTCGGCACCGAGGCCTACAAGAGCTACACGGCCATCGGCCGGGGGGTGAACCTGGCCGCCCGGATCGAGGCCGCCACCCGGGAGGCCGGAGAGGACCTGCTCTTCTCGGAGGCCGTGCGGGCGGCGCTGGCCGACGACGGAGGCGCGCCGGTCGAGGTGATCGAGGCGGGCACCTTCGCCCTCAAGGGCATCGCCGAGCCCCAGGCCCTCTTCACGGTCCGGGAGGGCCCGCCGGGCGCCCCCGCCTGA
- a CDS encoding adenylate/guanylate cyclase domain-containing protein: protein MKMHPLTLAFEDPEVEASFDAAHRERGARRVRGIILVFCGALLLSIGFDVSAVPHLWHFSLIFKLGLAIPGLLIVAALSRKPFFVRHFNGAVLIGSVILGAAVLRLPAAEGWALAGFTWVLQSLVLYGAYQLEHAERRAWLANRKSERLLLNILPEPVAHRLRDRPGTIAEHFEEVTVLFADIVGFTTLASKVSPESLVSGLDEVFSAFDDLADQGEIEVKGKGTMRVWELTGRQARAA from the coding sequence ATGAAGATGCACCCGCTCACGCTGGCCTTCGAGGATCCGGAGGTCGAGGCGAGCTTCGACGCCGCGCACCGCGAGCGGGGGGCGCGGCGCGTCCGCGGCATCATCCTGGTCTTCTGCGGGGCCCTGCTGCTCTCGATCGGCTTCGACGTCTCGGCCGTGCCTCACCTCTGGCACTTCTCCCTGATCTTCAAGCTGGGCCTCGCCATCCCCGGGCTCCTGATCGTCGCGGCCCTCTCCCGCAAGCCCTTCTTCGTCCGGCACTTCAACGGCGCCGTCCTCATCGGCTCGGTGATCCTGGGGGCCGCGGTGCTCCGGCTCCCCGCGGCGGAGGGCTGGGCCCTGGCCGGCTTCACCTGGGTGCTGCAGTCCCTCGTCCTCTACGGGGCCTACCAGCTCGAGCACGCCGAGCGCCGGGCCTGGCTGGCCAACCGCAAGAGCGAGCGCCTGCTCCTGAACATCCTGCCCGAGCCGGTCGCCCACCGACTCCGCGACCGGCCCGGCACGATCGCCGAGCACTTCGAGGAGGTGACGGTGCTCTTCGCCGACATCGTCGGCTTCACGACCCTCGCCTCGAAGGTCAGCCCCGAGAGCCTGGTCTCGGGGCTCGACGAGGTCTTCTCGGCCTTCGACGATCTCGCGGACCAGGGCGAGATCGAGGTGAAGGGGAAGGGGACCATGCGGGTCTGGGAGCTCACCGGCCGGCAGGCGAGGGCCGCGTGA
- a CDS encoding PfaD family polyunsaturated fatty acid/polyketide biosynthesis protein codes for MRPTVTGSPTRPAAETRSAETLAEVLPRIDRAYAVLPPRADGARPVRPWSGPAGDEAPVAILPAAPLSQLGDPAFCAAHGLRLPYVGGAMAHGISSVELVVALGRAGLLGVFGAAGLPLARVEAALDALEAARGEGSFPFAMNLIHSPSEPSIEQGAVDLYLRRGVRLVEASAYLRLNLQVVRYRLKGLHRDAAGRVVAPNKIIAKVSRVEVAEGFLGPAPERLVNELLRRGDISAEEAELSRHVPVATDLTVEADSGGHTDNRPLVTLLPTMIALRDRLQAEHGFPEPVRIGAGGGIATPASAAAAFAMGAAYLVVGSVNQACRESGTSDLVRQLLAETRQADITMAPAADMFEMGVKVQVLKRGTLFAQRANKLYELYRKHESLDALPPKEREELERKVFRLPLTQVWEETRRFFAERDPSQLERAETDPKHQLALTFRWYLGQSSFWAKAGLEERRVDLQIWCGPAMGAFNEWTRGSFLEAAAARDVVTVAHNLLHGAALLARVHALAIQGVRLPAGAVDTSPKTLSQLEEQLS; via the coding sequence ATGCGACCGACCGTGACCGGCAGCCCGACGCGCCCCGCCGCCGAGACCCGCTCGGCGGAGACCCTCGCCGAGGTGCTGCCCCGGATCGACCGGGCCTACGCCGTGCTGCCTCCCCGGGCGGACGGGGCGCGGCCCGTGCGCCCCTGGTCGGGCCCGGCCGGGGACGAGGCCCCGGTGGCCATCCTCCCGGCGGCCCCGCTCTCGCAGCTCGGTGATCCGGCCTTCTGCGCGGCCCACGGCCTGCGCCTCCCCTACGTGGGCGGCGCCATGGCCCACGGCATCTCCTCGGTGGAGCTGGTCGTGGCGCTCGGGCGCGCCGGCCTGCTCGGCGTCTTCGGCGCCGCCGGCCTGCCCCTCGCCCGGGTGGAGGCCGCCCTCGACGCCCTCGAGGCCGCGAGAGGGGAGGGGAGCTTCCCCTTCGCGATGAACCTCATCCACAGCCCCTCCGAGCCCTCCATCGAGCAGGGCGCGGTCGACCTCTACCTGCGCCGCGGCGTGCGCCTGGTGGAGGCGTCGGCCTACCTGCGGCTGAACCTGCAGGTGGTGCGCTACCGCCTCAAGGGGCTGCACCGGGACGCCGCCGGCCGGGTCGTGGCCCCCAACAAGATCATCGCGAAGGTCTCCCGGGTCGAGGTCGCCGAGGGCTTCCTCGGGCCGGCCCCGGAGCGGCTCGTGAACGAGCTCTTGCGGCGCGGCGACATCAGCGCCGAGGAGGCCGAGCTCTCGCGGCACGTGCCGGTGGCCACGGACCTCACCGTCGAGGCGGACTCCGGCGGGCACACCGACAACCGGCCCCTGGTGACCCTCCTGCCGACCATGATCGCCCTGCGGGACCGGCTGCAGGCCGAGCATGGCTTCCCCGAGCCGGTGCGGATCGGCGCCGGCGGCGGCATCGCCACCCCCGCCTCGGCGGCCGCGGCCTTCGCGATGGGCGCCGCCTATCTGGTCGTCGGCTCGGTGAACCAGGCCTGCCGCGAGTCCGGGACCTCGGACCTGGTCCGGCAGCTCCTGGCCGAGACCCGGCAGGCCGACATCACGATGGCGCCGGCGGCGGACATGTTCGAGATGGGCGTGAAGGTGCAGGTGCTCAAGCGCGGCACCCTCTTCGCGCAGCGGGCGAACAAGCTCTACGAGCTCTACCGCAAGCACGAGAGCCTGGACGCCCTCCCGCCGAAGGAGCGCGAGGAGCTGGAGCGGAAGGTCTTCCGCCTCCCGCTCACCCAGGTCTGGGAGGAGACCCGGCGCTTCTTCGCCGAGCGCGACCCCTCCCAGCTCGAGCGCGCCGAGACCGACCCCAAGCACCAGCTGGCCCTGACCTTCCGCTGGTACCTGGGCCAGAGCTCCTTCTGGGCCAAGGCCGGCCTCGAGGAGCGGCGGGTGGACCTGCAGATCTGGTGCGGCCCCGCCATGGGCGCCTTCAACGAGTGGACCCGGGGGAGCTTCCTCGAGGCCGCCGCCGCCCGCGACGTCGTGACCGTCGCCCACAACCTCCTCCACGGGGCCGCCCTCCTCGCCCGCGTCCACGCGCTGGCGATCCAGGGGGTGCGCCTGCCGGCCGGCGCCGTGGACACCTCTCCGAAGACCCTCTCGCAGCTCGAGGAGCAGCTTTCGTGA